A window from Peromyscus eremicus chromosome 1, PerEre_H2_v1, whole genome shotgun sequence encodes these proteins:
- the LOC131914942 gene encoding elongin-C-like → MHFLQTQVICRLCLHLARKLLKFLWDQVEFRKNIMDGEEKAYGGCEGPDAMYVKLISSDRHEFIVKREHALTLGTKKAMLSGPGQFAENETNEVNFREIPLHVLLKVCMYFTYKVHYTNSSTEIPEFPNAPEIALELLMAANFLDC, encoded by the coding sequence ATGCACTTCCTACAGACACAAGTTATTTGCAGACTGTGTCTTCACCTTGCCAGGAAGCTACTAAAGTTCCTGTGGGATCAAGTAGAATTTCGTAAGAACATAATGGATGGAGAGGAGAAAGCCTACGGTGGCTGTGAAGGCCCTGACGCCATGTATGTCAAATTAATATCTTCTGATAGGCATGAATTTATTGTAAAAAGAGAACATGCATTAACATTAGGAACAAAAAAGGCCATGTTGAGTGGACCAGGGCAGTTTGCTGAGAATGAAACCAATGAGGTCAATTTCAGAGAGATCCCTTTGCATGTACTATTGAAAGTATGCATGTATTTTACCTACAAGGTCCACTACACTAACAGCTCCACTGAGATTCCTGAATTCCCAAATGCACCTGAAATTGCACTGGAGCTGCTTATGGCTGCCAACTTCCTAGATTGTTAA
- the LOC131914932 gene encoding LOW QUALITY PROTEIN: Krueppel-like factor 17 (The sequence of the model RefSeq protein was modified relative to this genomic sequence to represent the inferred CDS: inserted 1 base in 1 codon; substituted 1 base at 1 genomic stop codon): MEQENRWLTVHQTPSDNGQSTPALHVSVSPGNSGVHQPLATQHLSGMSRPFMLSAEESRQNEGERESQFIMSLPKHSARYSSQLTPPPSQMYHQTPSNHQPGKMIDEGSHVMPLGSPGTLGVTIAFRENLIPHSDLPGSASSEVPVMAHSSAPAMPYSVSSAVPATTGSLNHGIFLVPGMPSTVTHAISPSVDQMLHLNPXQPGISPPRLQPLLTLESQDSLVAQSNHLEEPFVHKQPTPAPQETENPSVPGGAPRRPPPVSRPXVCTYNNCGKAYTKHSHLVSHQRKHTGEKPYVCDWEGCTWSFFRSDELGRHRRIHTRDRPHKFGDCGRQFMRSDHLKQHQKTHQTHQRLPDFQTPQANSGQTDGQIGGPLAPGQGL, from the exons ATGGAGCAGGAAAATAGGTGGCTGACTGTGCATCAGACTCCCTCGGATAATGGGCAGTCGACACCAGCGTTACATGTATCTGTGTCTCCTGGAAACAGTGGAGTTCATCAGCCACTGGCCACTCAACATTTATCGGGGATGTCGAGGCCTTTTATGTTATCTGCTGAGGAATCCAGGCAGAATGAGGGTGAAAGGGAGTCACAGTTCATTATGTCACTACCCAAGCATAGTGCGAGGTACTCCTCCCAACTGACTCCTCCACCTTCCCAGATGTATCATCAGACACCATCTAACCACCAACCAGGGAAAATGATTGACGAGGGATCCCACGTGATGCCCTTAGGGAGTCCAGGTACTCTGGGAGTGACCATAGCCTTTAGAGAGAATCTGATTCCTCACAGTGACCTGCCAGGCTCAGCTTCCAGTGAAGTCCCAGTAATGGCCCACAGCAGTGCCCCAGCAATGCCTTATTCTGTCTCCTCAGCAGTACCTGCTACCACAGGCTCTTTAAATCATGGAATATTTTTGGTCCCAGGCATGCCTTCCACTGTGACCCATGCCATATCCCCCTCTGTGGATCAGATGTTGCACTTAAATC TACAACCTGGGATATCCCCACCTAGGCTCCAGCCATTGCTAACGTTAGAATCCCAGGACTCACTTGTGGCCCAGTCAAATCACCTGGAAGAACCTTTCGTACACAAGCAGCCCACACCTGctccacaggaaacagagaaccCCAGTGTTCCAGGAGGGGCACCCAGGAGGCCACCCCCAGTTTCAAGGCCTTAGGTCTGCACATACAACAACTGTGGAAAAGCTTATACCAAGCATTCTCACCTTGTAAGTCACCAACGCAAACACACAGGTGAGAAGCCCTACGTATGTGACTGGGAGGGCTGTACATGGTCTTTCTTTCGCTCTGATGAGCTTGGACGACATAGACGGATCCACACAAGGGATCGTCCACATAAATTCGGGGACTGTGGCCGACAGTTCATGAGATCCGACCATCTCAAGCAACACCAAAAAACTCATCAAACTCATCAACGCCTGCCAGATTTCCAGACGCCTCAGGCCAAcagtggacagacagatggacagataggTGGTCCTCTTGCTCCTGGTCAGGGGCTTTAG